The following coding sequences are from one Frigoribacterium sp. Leaf415 window:
- a CDS encoding SdrD B-like domain-containing protein, giving the protein MKTTTGIRGVGATVALAMVAAAFAATPAAATPAATASASTSPAAPASAATSPAAPASAATVDLEIERRADGSGPFTPAEGPGADASASNGIVRTFDAITYRVTVSANGGSVTNERFTVTAPAGTTWAGLPNTCQADGSAIVGPELTCNVGMVGEGQVLATPVVLTVDSQAGGGTVAITGTVTGDDVADPAGPVTSVPTTVSAAPRFDLSKSVANSNFHPGVVGPDGTEGTVIQYPVAVAWEPVVPGQGLLGYERSAGTFTFQDDVSRMFGDLPSPAVLFGHDGGAACGLNDGRTFPVLPGGSGGRSTAVLHSGRFECTQSAPGQPVDVTITGTDTDITPSRGIPSQSATGQPIQGGVKPYVISGYVSIWVPGLDAGQSLIATNTYTPLQTTGISGASNFPGSAEPLTNNSVDRNLSYFVPGGGFKHLGQTRADGSTAVGSAKSGDPYVTPGTRIRSQVNLANKGVSDYVGAIACDVYDNRFQKLTTLFGNHAATNGWNDGVRVEYAAFSFTDPSVGRDATCDDSDGPWYDSPEDVPGGVDAIGKIRAVGTVAGGRAGNLFSYFEVQAAPNDTRIYDFGSIFDGTSAWVHDTAPAVNGAGPLADSVIVTQVRARIVKKIVDPGTSAATTPDKTAFVVAGTSVDYALYPTLTNATEGGRPQVLTVTDVLPPHTTYQRGSSSLEPTSVETTTIDGEVHEKIVWTLEDVVPNRPIAALTYRLDVSGTAPAGSVSNTARVFSEDDLSPEERRTALRGVRVESSSGIGVQKTAKEPVVVVGDALVWALEYRNTDAVPIAAVDLIDVLPSVGPGGEQVDLAAPVSVGPAAGERVSYTTAAPGSISLDGNDASNATGGATAWFDGSRIGTGGDEVALEDVTAVRIQRTTAVDVGEVVTHDLTATTTEARDGDVVTNRFGLRATNLALPAFSNRAAITVVAGAVGDHVWDDTDADGLQGPAESGIPSVPVTLTGTDDRGHQVERHTTTDIAGTYAFDRLRPGAYTVAFSSLPDRAWTARHQGDDDTVDSDAGVDGTATVALSTVLEGDELVGVDRDLSIDAGLLSAVVPEEPVDPGTPVDPDMPLDPEAPVGAVGAEGTTSIPSTGPRALGGDRLLAFTGAEPALLGLGGLGLLVLGALVALAALRRRDS; this is encoded by the coding sequence ATGAAGACGACCACAGGCATCCGAGGGGTCGGCGCGACGGTGGCCCTGGCGATGGTGGCCGCGGCCTTCGCGGCGACACCTGCCGCGGCGACGCCGGCCGCCACCGCCTCGGCCTCCACCTCGCCCGCCGCACCGGCCTCGGCCGCCACTTCGCCCGCCGCACCGGCCTCGGCCGCGACCGTCGACCTCGAGATCGAGCGCCGTGCCGACGGCAGTGGCCCGTTCACACCTGCCGAGGGGCCCGGTGCCGACGCCAGTGCCTCCAACGGCATCGTCCGCACCTTCGACGCCATCACCTACCGCGTCACCGTCAGTGCCAACGGCGGCTCGGTGACGAACGAGCGGTTCACCGTCACCGCACCCGCCGGCACCACCTGGGCCGGTCTGCCGAACACCTGCCAGGCCGACGGCTCCGCGATCGTCGGCCCCGAGCTCACCTGCAACGTCGGCATGGTCGGCGAAGGGCAGGTCCTCGCCACCCCGGTCGTCCTGACCGTCGACTCGCAGGCCGGGGGTGGCACGGTCGCGATCACGGGCACCGTGACCGGTGACGACGTCGCCGACCCGGCCGGCCCCGTCACCTCGGTGCCGACGACCGTGTCCGCCGCGCCTCGCTTCGATCTCAGCAAATCCGTCGCGAACTCCAACTTCCACCCCGGCGTCGTCGGTCCCGACGGCACCGAGGGCACGGTCATCCAGTACCCCGTGGCGGTCGCCTGGGAGCCCGTCGTCCCCGGGCAGGGGCTCCTCGGCTACGAACGTTCGGCGGGCACCTTCACCTTCCAGGACGACGTCTCCCGCATGTTCGGCGATCTCCCGTCCCCGGCGGTCCTCTTCGGCCACGACGGAGGGGCGGCCTGCGGGCTGAACGACGGACGCACGTTCCCGGTGCTCCCCGGCGGCAGCGGCGGCAGGTCCACGGCGGTCCTGCACTCCGGCCGGTTCGAGTGCACGCAGTCCGCCCCGGGGCAGCCCGTCGACGTCACGATCACGGGCACCGACACCGACATCACGCCGTCGCGGGGCATCCCTTCGCAGAGCGCCACCGGCCAGCCGATCCAAGGGGGCGTCAAGCCCTACGTGATCAGCGGGTACGTCAGCATCTGGGTTCCCGGACTCGACGCCGGCCAGTCCCTCATCGCGACCAACACCTACACCCCGCTCCAGACCACCGGCATCAGCGGTGCATCCAACTTCCCGGGTTCGGCCGAGCCGCTGACGAACAACTCCGTCGACCGCAACCTGTCGTACTTCGTCCCGGGAGGGGGCTTCAAGCACCTCGGCCAGACCCGGGCCGACGGTTCCACCGCCGTCGGCTCGGCCAAGTCCGGTGACCCCTACGTCACACCCGGGACGCGCATCCGGTCCCAGGTGAACCTCGCGAACAAGGGTGTCTCGGACTACGTCGGGGCGATCGCCTGCGACGTCTACGACAACCGATTCCAGAAACTGACGACCCTGTTCGGCAACCACGCCGCCACCAACGGGTGGAACGACGGCGTCCGCGTCGAGTACGCGGCGTTCTCCTTCACCGACCCCTCCGTCGGTCGTGACGCCACGTGCGACGACTCCGACGGGCCTTGGTACGACAGCCCCGAAGACGTCCCCGGCGGTGTCGACGCGATCGGCAAGATCCGCGCCGTCGGGACGGTCGCCGGCGGGAGGGCGGGCAACCTCTTCAGCTACTTCGAGGTGCAGGCCGCGCCGAACGACACCCGCATCTACGACTTCGGCTCGATCTTCGACGGCACGAGCGCCTGGGTCCACGACACGGCGCCTGCGGTCAACGGCGCGGGGCCCCTGGCCGACAGCGTCATCGTCACCCAGGTCAGGGCCAGGATCGTGAAGAAGATCGTCGACCCCGGGACCAGCGCCGCGACCACCCCCGACAAGACCGCGTTCGTCGTCGCCGGGACGAGCGTCGACTACGCCCTCTACCCGACCCTCACGAACGCCACCGAGGGGGGCCGCCCCCAGGTCCTCACGGTGACCGACGTCCTGCCCCCGCACACCACGTACCAGCGTGGCTCGAGCTCCCTCGAACCGACGAGCGTCGAGACCACGACGATCGACGGTGAGGTCCACGAGAAGATCGTCTGGACCCTCGAGGACGTCGTCCCCAACCGCCCGATCGCTGCCCTCACCTATCGGCTCGACGTGTCCGGCACCGCCCCGGCGGGGTCGGTGAGCAACACCGCCCGCGTCTTCTCCGAGGACGACCTGTCACCCGAAGAACGGCGTACGGCGCTCCGCGGTGTCCGAGTCGAGTCCTCGAGCGGCATCGGGGTCCAGAAGACCGCCAAGGAGCCCGTCGTCGTCGTCGGCGACGCGCTCGTCTGGGCCCTCGAGTACCGGAACACCGACGCCGTCCCCATCGCGGCCGTCGACCTGATCGACGTCCTGCCCTCCGTCGGCCCGGGCGGTGAGCAGGTCGACCTCGCGGCACCGGTCTCGGTCGGCCCCGCCGCCGGTGAACGGGTCAGCTACACCACCGCCGCCCCGGGCAGCATCTCCCTGGACGGCAACGACGCGAGCAACGCTACAGGTGGCGCCACCGCCTGGTTCGACGGGTCCCGCATCGGAACGGGCGGCGACGAGGTGGCGCTCGAGGACGTCACCGCCGTCCGCATCCAGCGGACCACGGCCGTCGACGTCGGCGAGGTCGTCACGCACGACCTGACCGCGACGACGACGGAGGCACGTGACGGGGACGTCGTCACGAACCGGTTCGGCCTGCGCGCGACGAACCTCGCCCTCCCCGCCTTCTCGAACAGGGCCGCCATCACCGTCGTCGCCGGCGCCGTCGGTGACCACGTGTGGGACGACACGGACGCCGACGGGCTCCAAGGGCCTGCCGAGAGCGGCATCCCGTCGGTGCCGGTGACCCTCACCGGCACCGACGACCGGGGCCATCAGGTCGAACGACACACCACGACCGACATCGCGGGCACGTACGCCTTCGACAGGCTCCGCCCGGGGGCGTACACCGTCGCCTTCTCGTCGCTGCCCGACAGGGCCTGGACCGCACGCCACCAGGGCGACGACGACACCGTCGACTCCGACGCAGGCGTCGACGGAACCGCGACGGTGGCGCTGTCGACCGTCCTCGAGGGTGACGAGCTCGTCGGGGTCGACAGAGACCTCAGCATCGATGCGGGCCTCCTGTCGGCCGTCGTTCCCGAAGAGCCGGTCGATCCCGGAACACCCGTCGATCCGGACATGCCCCTCGATCCGGAGGCGCCAGTCGGCGCCGTCGGTGCGGAGGGCACGACCTCGATTCCGTCGACTGGTCCCCGAGCCCTGGGCGGTGACCGTCTGCTCGCCTTCACGGGCGCCGAACCGGCACTGCTCGGCCTCGGGGGGCTCGGCCTCCTCGTCCTCGGGGCACTCGTCGCCCTCGCCGCGCTCCGCCGACGGGACTCCTGA
- a CDS encoding AraC family transcriptional regulator, translating to MPSAYMPATGPSSDERAPDEFRRDTWSSDDAEEARDCLQTVLAGRDFRARLGPEPFAFRFASAGDARLALQTGTFTGHLQGTIPWSRDYVVSWFQHGSVTIDHPTGQLTSVDARPFLTPTETSFSFAMTPHRHAIVHIDGAFLEEVATERHAGPAQRIVFDYAAVPNRVALTAWHRTLTTATPTIVDPRTPPLARHSAQTAIVRTLLDLFPWRAVDVPDTLRTERTKRLRLAAEYVHAYADQAISSADIATAAGMHTRTLQQLMNEHLGSSPSKYLRHVRLDRVRQDLLAGDPGTTLVSDVAGRWGFGNLGRFSAAYLARFGELPKDTLAH from the coding sequence ATGCCCAGCGCCTACATGCCCGCGACCGGACCGTCCTCGGACGAGCGCGCACCCGACGAGTTCCGTCGGGACACGTGGTCGAGCGACGACGCCGAGGAGGCGCGTGACTGTCTGCAGACGGTCCTCGCCGGCCGAGACTTCCGCGCACGCCTCGGCCCGGAACCGTTCGCGTTCCGTTTCGCCTCCGCCGGGGATGCCCGACTCGCCCTGCAGACCGGTACCTTCACCGGCCACCTGCAGGGCACGATCCCGTGGTCCCGTGACTACGTCGTGTCCTGGTTCCAGCACGGCTCCGTGACCATCGACCACCCCACCGGCCAGCTCACCAGCGTCGACGCCCGGCCTTTCCTGACCCCGACCGAGACGTCCTTCTCGTTCGCCATGACACCCCACCGGCACGCCATCGTCCACATCGACGGCGCCTTCCTGGAAGAAGTCGCCACCGAACGTCACGCCGGGCCGGCTCAACGGATCGTCTTCGACTACGCCGCCGTCCCGAACCGCGTCGCCCTCACCGCCTGGCACCGGACGCTCACCACGGCCACCCCGACGATCGTGGACCCGCGGACCCCGCCCCTCGCCCGGCACTCCGCCCAGACGGCGATCGTCAGGACGCTGCTGGACCTGTTCCCCTGGCGGGCGGTCGACGTCCCCGACACCCTGCGCACCGAACGCACGAAACGCCTACGACTCGCGGCCGAGTACGTCCACGCCTACGCCGATCAGGCGATCTCGTCGGCGGACATCGCCACGGCCGCCGGCATGCACACCCGGACCCTGCAGCAGCTGATGAACGAACACCTGGGCTCCAGCCCGTCGAAGTACCTCAGGCACGTCCGTCTCGACCGGGTGCGTCAGGACCTCCTCGCGGGTGATCCGGGGACGACCCTCGTCTCGGACGTCGCCGGCCGCTGGGGGTTCGGGAACCTGGGCCGGTTCTCAGCCGCCTACCTGGCCCGCTTCGGCGAACTCCCGAAGGACACCCTCGCGCACTGA
- a CDS encoding GNAT family N-acetyltransferase: MSWTITPTPFDHPDADLLRRAQRVELDARYGSDDHEPGTPPSAADVPVFLVARADDGRPIACGGLRPLADTVVGPATVEVKRMYVSPDARGSGVAAAVLRALEDAARDLGTRRIVLETGILQPDAIRFYEREGYENIPLFGPYVGSAESVCFGQDL; the protein is encoded by the coding sequence ATGAGCTGGACGATCACCCCGACCCCCTTCGACCACCCCGACGCCGACCTCCTCCGCCGCGCCCAGCGCGTCGAGTTGGACGCCAGGTACGGCAGCGACGACCACGAGCCCGGCACGCCGCCGTCGGCCGCCGACGTCCCGGTGTTCCTCGTCGCCCGGGCGGACGACGGCCGCCCGATCGCCTGCGGGGGCCTGCGCCCCCTCGCGGACACGGTGGTCGGGCCCGCCACGGTCGAGGTCAAACGGATGTACGTCTCGCCCGACGCGCGGGGGTCAGGGGTGGCAGCTGCCGTCCTGCGTGCCCTCGAGGACGCCGCTCGCGACCTCGGCACCCGGCGGATCGTGCTCGAGACGGGCATCCTCCAACCGGACGCGATCCGCTTCTACGAACGGGAGGGCTACGAGAACATCCCCCTCTTCGGACCGTACGTCGGGTCGGCCGAGTCGGTCTGCTTCGGCCAGGACCTCTGA
- a CDS encoding TetR/AcrR family transcriptional regulator: MIVQLMGSFRDDRYGNRRYDVGMSRTRDVADTRRRLSDAVFTTLAERGPTGLTLRAVAERAGCTTGLVLHTFRDKQALLLHARDVLHERTRERSDALEGDADGPGAAVRAVVLGTLPTDDERLAEARVWVGFLAAALDDPVLAERHARNSRAFADRLTRLLEAGDPGRHDDAVTRAAALVAAVEGVSSLAAGDPGRWTTARQVQALEFVLAAAAPSGPPR; this comes from the coding sequence GTGATCGTCCAGCTCATGGGGTCCTTTCGTGACGACCGTTACGGTAACAGACGTTACGATGTCGGGATGAGCAGGACGCGAGATGTGGCCGACACCCGGAGGCGGCTCTCGGACGCCGTGTTCACGACCCTCGCCGAGCGGGGACCGACGGGGCTCACCCTCCGCGCGGTCGCCGAACGGGCGGGATGCACGACCGGCCTCGTCCTGCACACCTTCCGGGACAAGCAGGCTCTGCTGCTCCACGCGCGGGACGTGCTCCACGAGCGCACCCGGGAGCGCTCGGACGCGCTCGAAGGCGATGCCGACGGTCCGGGCGCGGCCGTGCGTGCCGTCGTCCTGGGGACCCTGCCGACCGATGACGAACGGCTCGCCGAGGCGCGCGTGTGGGTCGGCTTCCTGGCGGCAGCGCTCGACGATCCCGTCCTCGCCGAGCGGCACGCGCGCAACAGTCGCGCGTTCGCCGATCGTCTGACCCGGTTGCTCGAGGCCGGTGATCCCGGACGTCACGACGATGCGGTCACTCGCGCGGCGGCCCTCGTCGCGGCCGTGGAAGGGGTCTCGAGCCTGGCGGCGGGCGACCCCGGCCGGTGGACCACGGCGCGTCAGGTGCAGGCGCTCGAGTTCGTCCTCGCCGCCGCCGCGCCGTCGGGCCCGCCGCGATGA
- a CDS encoding NAD(P)-dependent oxidoreductase, whose translation MTNRQSLLVLGATGQTGQHFTRLALEAGHRLRVLARTPGKLAIEHDDLEVVQGSLDDDLDLDALLDGVDAVVMMLGDAAAQRERRVNTTFVRSLVPAMRRSGTRRLLYQAGGLSAAPGKPLAPALRIVRSTIARGYIGQHEDNEAVMRYLDQDARDIEWMVHRAGIGSDGPSKGELHRSPSIISIGTFVDCATYNLRMLSDDSAVHTCDGSRYRRR comes from the coding sequence ATGACGAATCGACAATCCCTCCTGGTCCTCGGCGCCACGGGGCAGACCGGGCAGCACTTCACACGACTGGCCCTCGAGGCCGGCCACCGGCTCCGCGTCCTGGCACGGACGCCCGGCAAGCTCGCGATCGAGCACGACGACCTCGAGGTCGTGCAAGGCTCCCTCGACGACGACCTCGACCTCGACGCCCTGCTCGACGGCGTCGACGCCGTCGTGATGATGCTCGGGGACGCGGCCGCCCAGCGCGAGCGGCGGGTGAACACGACCTTCGTCCGATCGCTCGTCCCCGCCATGCGCCGCAGCGGCACGCGGCGACTCCTGTACCAGGCAGGCGGCCTGAGCGCGGCACCGGGCAAGCCGCTCGCGCCGGCGCTGCGGATCGTCCGCAGCACGATCGCCCGCGGGTACATCGGGCAGCACGAGGACAACGAGGCCGTCATGCGCTACCTCGACCAGGACGCCCGCGACATCGAGTGGATGGTCCACCGGGCGGGCATCGGCTCCGACGGCCCCTCCAAGGGCGAACTGCACCGCTCGCCCTCGATCATCAGCATCGGGACGTTCGTCGACTGCGCCACGTACAACCTGCGCATGCTCTCGGACGACTCGGCCGTCCACACCTGCGACGGCAGCCGCTACCGGCGACGCTGA
- a CDS encoding TetR/AcrR family transcriptional regulator — protein sequence MTPRPFHHGNLRAVLLDEAVGVLRESGVDGLSLRDLARRAGVSHGAPRSHFVDRQALLDALAEAGFERLTTAVRRALDGEGSRTERLHRVARAYVDFAVDDAALMELMFQAKATTKPEAVHEAAGTLFATLDGALGSTAPESAADESRDHFKMLFAATMQGIAALVASGRIERPLGDRLVGTAMDTMLDSDLGRRVVTAR from the coding sequence ATGACCCCACGGCCTTTCCACCACGGGAACCTCCGGGCCGTGCTGCTCGACGAAGCGGTGGGCGTCCTGCGCGAGTCCGGCGTCGACGGGCTGTCGCTCCGCGACCTCGCGCGCCGGGCCGGCGTCAGCCACGGTGCCCCGAGGAGTCACTTCGTCGATCGGCAGGCGCTGCTCGACGCACTCGCCGAAGCCGGTTTCGAGCGGCTCACCACCGCGGTCCGGCGTGCGCTCGACGGCGAGGGGAGTCGCACGGAACGCCTCCATCGCGTAGCCCGCGCCTACGTCGACTTCGCCGTCGACGACGCCGCCCTCATGGAGCTCATGTTCCAGGCCAAGGCGACCACGAAGCCCGAGGCCGTCCATGAGGCGGCAGGCACGCTCTTCGCCACGCTCGACGGCGCCCTGGGGTCGACGGCACCCGAGTCGGCGGCCGACGAGTCGCGGGATCACTTCAAGATGCTCTTCGCGGCGACGATGCAGGGGATCGCGGCGCTCGTCGCCTCCGGTCGCATCGAACGACCCCTCGGGGACCGCCTCGTGGGCACGGCCATGGACACGATGCTCGACTCCGACCTGGGGCGCCGCGTGGTCACGGCCCGCTGA
- a CDS encoding DUF2254 domain-containing protein, producing the protein MLSLTRVGESFWFLPAVFGLVAVVLAEVLVTIDRSLPTTVTEGLPLLGALSASGGRSLLSGIGTSMLTVAGTSFSITISVLATTSSTYGPRLVRNFMADRANQFVLATFTSTFLYCIVVMRTVHTEVDDTSAFVPVIAVHVAVLLSVFDVGVLVFFIHHIAGSVQITSLQARVLDDLRAVTDVVYPTSPADDVSQEARVGSSADGPLPADAAVVRADADGYVQTVAWEALRRVAVREGLVVEVVVMPGRYVIVGDPLVVTSASPGSDTVRELRRAATLGPARTPHQDVGFALQQLVEIAVRGLASGSNDPYTAVSALDMSAGVLVPLWRRGEPVTALLDDRGEPVVLVTWPTVDALVDSLFHTVRTYALDQPAVLAAALRLVERLDEVASSARAGRLVDHETALRDALAG; encoded by the coding sequence ATGCTGTCGTTGACCCGCGTGGGGGAGTCGTTCTGGTTCCTGCCCGCCGTGTTCGGGCTCGTCGCCGTCGTCCTCGCCGAGGTGCTGGTGACGATCGACCGGTCCCTGCCGACGACGGTGACCGAGGGGCTGCCGCTGCTGGGTGCTCTCAGCGCCTCCGGGGGACGGTCGTTGCTGTCGGGCATCGGGACGTCCATGCTGACCGTGGCCGGGACGTCGTTCTCGATCACGATCTCGGTGCTCGCCACGACGTCGTCGACCTACGGCCCGCGACTCGTCCGCAACTTCATGGCCGACCGTGCCAACCAGTTCGTGCTGGCGACCTTCACCTCGACCTTCCTCTACTGCATCGTCGTGATGCGCACCGTCCACACCGAGGTCGACGACACCAGCGCCTTCGTCCCGGTGATCGCGGTCCACGTCGCGGTCCTGCTCAGCGTGTTCGACGTCGGGGTGCTGGTCTTCTTCATCCACCACATCGCCGGCTCGGTGCAGATCACCTCGTTGCAGGCGCGCGTGCTCGACGACCTCCGGGCCGTGACCGACGTCGTCTACCCCACGAGCCCGGCCGACGACGTCAGTCAGGAGGCGCGGGTGGGGTCCTCGGCGGACGGTCCGCTCCCGGCCGACGCGGCCGTCGTCCGGGCTGACGCCGACGGCTACGTGCAGACCGTCGCGTGGGAGGCGCTCCGCCGCGTCGCCGTGCGCGAAGGACTCGTCGTCGAGGTCGTCGTGATGCCCGGCCGGTACGTGATCGTGGGGGACCCGCTCGTGGTGACCAGCGCCTCCCCGGGGTCCGACACGGTCCGTGAGCTGCGACGGGCGGCCACCCTGGGACCCGCCCGGACCCCTCACCAGGACGTCGGGTTCGCCCTGCAACAACTCGTCGAGATCGCCGTGCGCGGTCTCGCCTCGGGGAGCAACGACCCGTACACCGCGGTGAGTGCGCTCGACATGTCGGCCGGGGTGCTCGTCCCCCTCTGGCGTCGGGGCGAGCCCGTCACGGCCCTGCTGGACGACCGGGGTGAGCCGGTCGTCCTCGTCACGTGGCCGACGGTCGACGCGCTCGTCGACTCGCTCTTCCACACCGTCCGCACCTACGCCCTCGACCAACCGGCCGTGCTGGCTGCGGCGCTGCGTCTGGTCGAGCGGCTCGACGAGGTGGCGTCGTCGGCTCGCGCCGGTCGACTGGTCGATCACGAGACCGCCCTGCGGGACGCCCTCGCCGGCTGA
- a CDS encoding LexA family protein, whose product MTAVIGPVGGDERPDHLLPQQAAEAVHAGFPSPAQGYYNGPVDLNRHLMRDPTATFLVRVSGDSMTGAGIFDGDELVVDRGLDAHDGHVVVAVVNAELTVKRLSYRQGQMVLSPENPAYPEIVLSELDEATIWGVVTRCLHRV is encoded by the coding sequence GTGACCGCCGTCATCGGTCCCGTCGGCGGCGACGAACGCCCCGACCACCTGCTGCCGCAGCAGGCCGCCGAGGCCGTCCACGCCGGCTTTCCCTCGCCGGCGCAGGGTTACTACAACGGGCCGGTCGACCTCAACCGGCACCTGATGCGCGACCCGACCGCGACGTTCCTGGTCCGGGTGAGCGGCGACAGCATGACCGGCGCCGGCATCTTCGACGGTGACGAGCTCGTCGTCGACCGAGGGCTCGACGCGCACGACGGGCACGTGGTCGTCGCCGTCGTCAACGCCGAGCTGACGGTCAAACGCCTCTCGTACCGGCAGGGGCAGATGGTGCTCAGCCCCGAGAACCCGGCCTACCCCGAGATCGTGCTGTCCGAACTCGACGAGGCGACGATCTGGGGCGTCGTGACGAGGTGCCTGCACCGTGTCTGA
- a CDS encoding Y-family DNA polymerase — translation MSESATTSRRTTSERSVAIVDANNFYVSCERVFNPALEGRPVVVLSNNDGCVIARSQEAKALNVDMAAPWHSIAPIAAMQGVVAVSSNYELYGDMSARSAEILSRYTSDQEVYSIDESFIELTGSLDDTIAQAREIRRALRKLIGLPVSIGIAPTKTLAKLANRGSKQNAALAGVCHLGSYAPEQQTAILASVDVGDVWGIGRRTAKKLAPLGIHTAADLRDADVARIRTRFGVVQARVVHELRGVDCLPIEQVQPDREQIYHSRSFAVPITTVTELEEVLSVYTQRAAARLRKQGSLTRMMRCFTATSPFSDSAAHTNHSVSVAFPEPTDDAALLYRSAIAALGPQLEPGKRYVRAGVTLMELTPRDEHASLDVFDEADTAPPAYGAVIDRIAGKFGEDTLGLGIAGLRHRRGWSMKRDMVSPRATTHWDELATVTAR, via the coding sequence GTGTCTGAGTCCGCCACGACATCCAGGCGCACCACGTCCGAGCGCAGCGTCGCCATCGTCGACGCCAACAACTTCTACGTCTCGTGCGAGCGCGTGTTCAACCCGGCGCTCGAGGGCAGGCCGGTGGTCGTGTTGTCGAACAACGACGGCTGCGTCATCGCGCGCTCGCAAGAGGCGAAGGCGCTCAACGTCGACATGGCCGCGCCGTGGCACAGCATCGCGCCGATCGCGGCGATGCAGGGCGTGGTCGCCGTGTCGAGCAACTACGAGCTCTACGGCGACATGTCGGCGCGGTCGGCCGAGATCCTCAGCCGGTACACCAGCGACCAAGAGGTGTACTCGATCGACGAATCGTTCATCGAGCTGACCGGTTCGCTCGACGACACGATCGCCCAGGCCCGCGAGATCCGCCGGGCCCTGCGCAAGCTCATCGGCCTGCCCGTCAGCATCGGCATCGCGCCGACCAAGACCCTGGCCAAGTTGGCCAACCGCGGCTCCAAGCAGAACGCCGCCCTCGCCGGTGTCTGCCATCTGGGCAGCTACGCCCCCGAGCAGCAGACCGCGATCCTCGCGAGCGTCGACGTGGGTGACGTCTGGGGCATCGGCCGCCGCACGGCGAAGAAGCTCGCGCCGCTCGGCATCCACACCGCGGCCGACCTCCGCGACGCCGACGTCGCCCGCATCCGGACGCGCTTCGGCGTCGTGCAGGCCCGGGTCGTGCACGAGCTCCGCGGCGTCGACTGCCTGCCGATCGAGCAGGTGCAGCCCGACCGCGAGCAGATCTACCACTCGAGGTCGTTCGCGGTGCCCATCACGACCGTCACCGAACTCGAAGAGGTGCTGTCGGTCTACACGCAGCGAGCGGCGGCCCGGTTGCGGAAGCAGGGCTCGTTGACGCGCATGATGCGGTGCTTCACGGCGACCTCGCCGTTCTCCGACAGCGCCGCCCACACGAACCACTCGGTGTCGGTGGCGTTCCCCGAGCCGACCGACGACGCCGCCCTGCTGTATCGCTCGGCCATCGCCGCCCTCGGGCCGCAGCTTGAACCCGGCAAGCGCTACGTCCGAGCCGGCGTCACCCTGATGGAACTCACCCCGCGCGACGAACACGCGAGCCTCGACGTCTTCGACGAGGCCGACACGGCACCGCCCGCCTACGGTGCCGTCATCGACCGCATCGCCGGCAAGTTCGGCGAAGACACGCTGGGTCTCGGCATCGCGGGTCTCCGCCACCGTCGCGGCTGGTCGATGAAGCGCGACATGGTGTCGCCCCGCGCGACCACCCACTGGGACGAGCTGGCGACCGTCACGGCGCGGTAG